A genomic segment from Amycolatopsis camponoti encodes:
- a CDS encoding aldo/keto reductase, with the protein MKRRTLGGTGISVSEYAFGAMMLGKWGNPDHEEGVRMLHTALDAGVNFWDTADMYSDGENERIVGQALKGRRDDVVLATKGFFQMGADPNQGGLSRRWLTRALDDSLRRLDTDYVDLYQVHRPDPATDIEETLSVLTDFVRQGKVRAIGSSDFPAEQIVEAQWVAEKRGLARFRAEQPPYSIFNRAIEAAVLPTARKYGMGVLTWSPLASGWLSGKYLKPSDVDLSEGRRTLQAHKFDPALPENAVKFEAIAQLKKIADDLGRPLTHLATAFVRAHPGVTSAIIGPRTPSQLDDLLAGADLVLDDEVLDRIDEIVPPGTDLNPAEKDYTPPALADARLRRR; encoded by the coding sequence ATGAAACGACGAACTTTGGGCGGCACGGGCATCTCGGTCAGCGAATACGCGTTCGGCGCGATGATGCTGGGCAAGTGGGGCAATCCGGACCACGAGGAAGGCGTCCGGATGCTGCACACCGCGCTCGACGCGGGGGTCAACTTCTGGGACACCGCGGACATGTACAGCGACGGCGAGAACGAGCGGATCGTCGGCCAGGCGCTGAAGGGCCGCCGCGACGACGTCGTGCTGGCCACCAAGGGCTTCTTCCAGATGGGTGCCGACCCCAACCAGGGCGGGCTCTCGAGGCGTTGGCTGACCCGGGCCCTGGACGACAGTCTCCGGCGGCTCGACACCGACTACGTCGACCTCTACCAAGTCCACCGGCCGGACCCGGCCACCGACATCGAGGAAACCCTGTCGGTGCTGACGGATTTCGTGCGGCAGGGCAAGGTCCGCGCGATCGGGTCGTCGGACTTCCCGGCCGAGCAGATCGTGGAAGCCCAGTGGGTGGCGGAAAAGCGCGGCCTGGCACGGTTCCGCGCCGAGCAGCCGCCGTACTCGATCTTCAACCGGGCGATCGAGGCCGCCGTGCTGCCGACCGCGCGGAAGTACGGCATGGGCGTGCTGACCTGGAGCCCGCTGGCCAGCGGCTGGCTGTCGGGAAAGTACCTGAAACCGTCCGATGTGGACCTTTCCGAAGGCCGCCGGACGTTGCAGGCGCACAAGTTCGACCCGGCGCTGCCGGAGAACGCCGTCAAGTTCGAGGCGATCGCGCAGCTGAAGAAGATCGCCGACGACCTGGGCCGGCCGCTCACGCACCTGGCGACGGCGTTCGTCCGGGCCCACCCGGGCGTGACGTCGGCGATCATCGGCCCCCGCACGCCGTCACAGCTCGACGACCTGCTGGCGGGCGCGGACCTGGTGCTGGACGACGAGGTGCTGGACCGCATCGACGAGATCGTCCCGCCGGGCACGGACCTGAACCCGGCCGAGAAGGACTACACCCCGCCGGCGCTGGCGGACGCGCGCCTGCGCCGGCGGTAG
- a CDS encoding NADH:flavin oxidoreductase/NADH oxidase family protein — MSRALLAEPLKLRCGAVLPNRLVKSALSEQLGDRRNAPTPELFELYRTWARGGAGALITGNVMVDPAALGEPRNVAATPDPVVYRPWARAVDGTDTRLWVQLNHPGRQSPRYLSRQPVAPSAVPFGDRGVRTAFAAPRALTSEEIEAIIERFGVAARTFVEAGFAGVQIHGAHGYLVSQFLSPLTNLRSDAWGGDAVRRRRFLLEVVRRVRTAVGDDVPLSVKLNSADFQRGGFTEDESLEVVRELGEAGLDLLEVSGGTYEKAAMMGSGRASTLAREAYFLDYAAKARSVSDVALMVTGGFATPDGMTAALRSGELDVIGLGRPLVVAPDLPERLLRGDDVRAERRCPKTGIRLADSLLEIQWHTRQMHRIAAGKPVDRRGALPTLVRAGVTDGLNAFRRVRA; from the coding sequence ATGTCCCGTGCTCTGCTGGCCGAGCCGCTCAAGCTGCGCTGCGGCGCCGTCCTGCCCAACCGCCTGGTGAAATCGGCGCTGAGCGAGCAGCTCGGCGACCGCCGGAACGCCCCCACCCCCGAGCTCTTCGAGCTGTACCGGACCTGGGCCCGCGGCGGCGCCGGGGCGCTGATCACCGGGAACGTCATGGTCGATCCCGCCGCGCTCGGCGAGCCGCGCAACGTCGCGGCGACCCCCGATCCCGTGGTCTACCGGCCGTGGGCGCGGGCTGTCGACGGCACGGACACGCGGCTGTGGGTGCAGCTGAACCACCCGGGCCGGCAGAGCCCGCGGTACCTGTCCCGGCAGCCGGTCGCGCCGTCCGCCGTGCCCTTCGGCGATCGAGGCGTGCGTACCGCCTTCGCTGCTCCGCGCGCTCTCACGAGCGAAGAGATCGAAGCGATCATCGAACGCTTCGGCGTCGCGGCGCGCACGTTCGTCGAAGCGGGCTTCGCGGGCGTACAGATCCACGGCGCGCACGGCTACCTCGTCTCGCAGTTCCTTTCCCCGCTGACGAACCTGCGCTCCGACGCCTGGGGCGGCGACGCCGTCCGCCGCCGCCGGTTCCTCCTCGAAGTGGTGCGGCGGGTGCGTACGGCGGTCGGCGACGACGTGCCATTATCGGTCAAGCTCAACAGCGCGGACTTCCAGCGTGGCGGCTTCACCGAGGACGAGTCCCTCGAAGTCGTGCGCGAGCTGGGGGAAGCCGGGCTCGACCTGCTGGAAGTCTCCGGCGGTACGTACGAGAAGGCCGCGATGATGGGTTCGGGCCGGGCGAGCACCTTAGCGCGCGAAGCGTACTTCCTGGACTACGCCGCGAAGGCGCGTTCGGTCTCCGACGTCGCGCTGATGGTCACCGGCGGCTTCGCGACTCCGGACGGCATGACGGCGGCGCTGCGCTCCGGCGAACTCGACGTCATCGGGCTCGGCCGTCCGCTCGTCGTCGCTCCCGATCTGCCGGAGCGGCTGCTGCGCGGCGACGACGTCCGCGCCGAACGGCGGTGCCCGAAGACCGGGATCCGGCTGGCCGACAGCCTGCTGGAGATCCAGTGGCACACCCGGCAGATGCACCGGATCGCCGCGGGCAAGCCGGTCGACCGGCGCGGCGCGCTGCCGACGCTGGTGCGGGCCGGGGTGACCGACGGGCTCAACGCGTTCCGCCGCGTCCGGGCCTGA
- a CDS encoding Pr6Pr family membrane protein: MRSEKLTRAWFAVTAVVALTGLVSQVVASATDPGGRVANLLCFFTIDSNLLVTAASVLVALGAIRTKLFAVLWLDALVGIIVTGIVYQVALAGLSELHGLSLFADTMLHKVTPILFVLGWLFAGPRGVLTWRAVGWSLLYPLAWLAFTLPRGAITGFYPYPFVDAGALGYGQVTLNCVFIGLFFTALAAGAFLYERRVRPV; encoded by the coding sequence ATGCGCAGCGAAAAGCTCACCCGCGCCTGGTTCGCGGTCACCGCCGTGGTGGCGCTGACCGGCCTCGTCTCCCAGGTGGTCGCGTCCGCGACGGATCCCGGCGGCCGGGTCGCGAACCTGCTCTGCTTCTTCACCATCGACTCGAACCTGCTGGTCACCGCCGCCTCGGTGCTCGTCGCGCTGGGTGCCATCCGCACGAAGCTGTTCGCCGTGCTCTGGCTCGACGCGCTCGTCGGCATCATCGTGACGGGCATCGTCTACCAGGTGGCCCTCGCCGGCCTGTCCGAGCTGCACGGCCTTTCGCTGTTCGCCGACACCATGCTGCACAAGGTCACGCCGATCCTGTTCGTGCTCGGCTGGCTCTTCGCGGGCCCGCGCGGCGTGCTGACCTGGCGCGCGGTCGGGTGGTCCCTGCTCTACCCGCTGGCCTGGCTCGCCTTCACGCTGCCGCGCGGCGCGATCACCGGCTTCTACCCGTACCCGTTCGTCGACGCCGGCGCGCTCGGCTACGGCCAAGTCACCCTGAACTGCGTCTTCATCGGCCTCTTCTTCACGGCCCTCGCCGCCGGCGCGTTCCTGTACGAGCGCCGGGTGCGACCCGTTTAG
- a CDS encoding PstS family phosphate ABC transporter substrate-binding protein, producing the protein MGVGATMQSLAEILSSDSGSLVLGLAALVAIAAPFIDRYFIRRRRLTFRVLYNSKIGLSPIDLHDGENGSAQAAPQLEQVARLLDRMSIVVIRVHNTGSFDIAPGDFEIPLSFTFGSRIVWDARVSDATDDGLRQHVRDGLEFFTRETPQKPVEAVKLSRVRALLPKRLAGLAAAEAPPEAPEWHGVRFARLSLKRKEKFKLVVVLRESDGYEGEISKEIDHHARLAAGRIKDDRKQRRFGWPVITTAVGVLLTGALLATLLVSWSRPGDSAQCATGKLSVEGSSAFVPIIDSIAAEYHGQCDGAAITTRATGSVTGVRALAPVDAAGKDELAVLSDGRSGEAGPDLEAKAVAVVVYTLVVNRGAGVDNLTIQQVKDIFSGRVRNWDQLRPGPSVPIGIVGRGQESGTRKTFEQKVLGGAEDRLTSDSCRKPERDPAAATTRCERGTTAEVLTEVAAVPGAIGYADVPAAKAAAARNQLGIVQLDGHYPDVTTIDAGYRFWTVEYLYTKGVPSNGSVLKRFLDYLASPTARAELQDAGYTPCVAKDGLLDPLCTRPDI; encoded by the coding sequence GTGGGCGTCGGCGCGACGATGCAGTCACTCGCCGAAATCCTGAGCTCGGACTCCGGCAGCCTCGTCCTGGGCCTCGCCGCGCTGGTCGCGATCGCCGCGCCGTTCATCGACCGCTACTTCATCCGGCGGCGCCGGCTGACGTTCCGGGTGCTCTACAACTCCAAGATCGGGCTGTCCCCGATCGACCTGCACGACGGCGAAAACGGCTCCGCGCAGGCGGCCCCGCAGCTGGAGCAGGTCGCGCGGCTGCTCGACCGGATGAGCATCGTCGTCATCCGGGTGCACAACACCGGCAGCTTCGACATCGCGCCGGGCGACTTCGAAATCCCGCTCTCGTTCACCTTCGGCAGCCGGATCGTCTGGGACGCGCGCGTGTCCGACGCGACCGACGACGGCCTGCGCCAGCACGTCCGCGACGGCCTCGAGTTCTTCACCCGCGAGACGCCGCAGAAGCCGGTCGAAGCGGTGAAGCTCTCTCGCGTACGCGCGCTGCTGCCGAAACGGCTGGCCGGGCTCGCCGCGGCTGAGGCACCGCCCGAGGCGCCCGAGTGGCACGGCGTGCGGTTCGCGCGGCTTTCCTTGAAGCGCAAGGAAAAGTTCAAGCTGGTCGTCGTCCTGCGGGAGTCCGACGGGTACGAAGGCGAGATCAGCAAGGAGATCGACCACCACGCGCGGCTCGCCGCCGGCCGGATCAAGGACGACCGCAAGCAGCGCCGGTTCGGCTGGCCGGTCATCACGACGGCGGTCGGCGTGCTGCTGACCGGCGCCCTGCTCGCGACACTGCTGGTCTCGTGGTCCCGGCCGGGCGACTCCGCGCAGTGCGCCACCGGCAAGCTGTCGGTCGAGGGGTCGAGCGCGTTCGTCCCGATCATCGACAGCATCGCCGCCGAGTACCACGGCCAGTGCGACGGCGCGGCGATCACGACCCGCGCGACCGGCAGCGTCACCGGCGTTCGCGCGCTCGCCCCGGTCGACGCCGCCGGCAAGGACGAGCTGGCGGTGCTCTCGGACGGCCGGTCCGGCGAAGCAGGCCCGGACCTGGAGGCGAAGGCCGTCGCGGTGGTCGTCTACACGCTGGTCGTCAACCGCGGCGCCGGGGTCGACAATCTGACGATCCAGCAGGTCAAGGACATCTTCAGCGGCCGGGTGCGGAACTGGGACCAGCTGCGGCCGGGGCCGTCGGTGCCGATCGGGATCGTCGGGCGCGGGCAGGAGTCGGGCACGCGCAAGACCTTCGAGCAGAAGGTGCTCGGCGGCGCGGAGGACCGGCTGACGTCGGACTCGTGCCGCAAGCCCGAGCGCGACCCGGCTGCGGCGACCACGCGCTGCGAGCGCGGCACGACCGCCGAGGTGCTCACCGAAGTCGCCGCCGTGCCGGGCGCGATCGGGTACGCCGACGTCCCCGCGGCGAAAGCAGCAGCGGCCCGCAACCAGCTCGGCATCGTGCAGCTCGACGGCCACTACCCCGACGTCACGACCATCGACGCCGGGTATCGGTTCTGGACCGTCGAGTACCTCTACACCAAGGGCGTGCCGTCGAACGGGAGCGTGCTGAAGCGGTTCCTCGACTACCTGGCGAGCCCGACCGCGCGGGCGGAGCTGCAGGACGCCGGGTACACCCCTTGCGTGGCCAAGGACGGCCTGCTCGACCCCCTCTGCACCAGGCCGGACATCTGA
- a CDS encoding MBL fold metallo-hydrolase, which translates to MTAIVQNLVTSGVFELDGGSWDVDNNVWIVGDDTAVIVVDAAHDAKAIENVVGERKLAAIVCTHAHNDHVNAAPELAAATGAPILLHPDDRVLWDQTHPDRAPDGELADGQTITIAGTALRVIHTPGHAPGAVCLYAEDLGVLFTGDTLFHGGPGATGRSYSDYPTIVKSIREKLFTLPEATKVHTGHGDGTTLAAEKAASSGWDEA; encoded by the coding sequence ATGACGGCGATCGTGCAGAACCTGGTGACTTCCGGTGTCTTCGAGCTCGACGGAGGCAGCTGGGACGTCGACAACAACGTGTGGATCGTGGGCGACGACACGGCGGTGATCGTGGTCGACGCGGCCCACGACGCGAAGGCGATCGAGAACGTCGTCGGCGAGCGGAAGCTGGCCGCGATCGTCTGCACCCACGCGCACAACGACCACGTCAACGCGGCCCCGGAGCTCGCCGCGGCCACCGGCGCGCCGATCCTGCTGCACCCGGACGACCGCGTCCTCTGGGACCAGACGCACCCGGACCGCGCGCCGGACGGCGAGCTGGCGGACGGCCAGACGATCACGATCGCGGGCACGGCGCTGCGCGTCATCCACACGCCAGGGCACGCGCCGGGCGCGGTGTGCCTGTACGCGGAGGACCTGGGCGTGCTGTTCACCGGCGACACGCTGTTCCACGGCGGCCCCGGTGCCACCGGACGGTCCTATTCGGACTACCCGACGATCGTGAAGTCGATCCGCGAGAAGCTGTTCACGCTCCCGGAGGCGACGAAGGTCCACACGGGCCACGGCGACGGCACGACGTTGGCCGCGGAGAAGGCGGCTTCGAGCGGCTGGGACGAGGCTTAG
- a CDS encoding DUF309 domain-containing protein has product MSRRDRDTEGRARNARPRDGLGRPLPYGADGVERQPEGIARTPAQTLAEAQQLLDDGKPFHAHEVFEDAWKTTDGPDRELWRGMAQLAVGLTHAARGNTAGAASLLERGAANIEPFRREPPHGIDVAGLQEWALTLAEEAKRRVRVSPTSPRLTC; this is encoded by the coding sequence ATGAGCCGCCGCGACCGCGACACCGAGGGACGGGCCCGCAACGCCCGGCCGCGCGATGGCCTCGGCCGGCCGCTGCCCTACGGCGCCGACGGCGTCGAGCGCCAGCCGGAAGGCATCGCGAGGACCCCGGCGCAAACGCTTGCGGAGGCCCAGCAGCTCCTCGACGACGGCAAGCCGTTCCACGCGCACGAGGTCTTCGAGGACGCGTGGAAGACGACCGACGGGCCCGACCGCGAGCTGTGGCGCGGGATGGCCCAGCTCGCGGTCGGCCTGACGCACGCGGCGCGCGGCAACACGGCCGGGGCGGCGTCACTGCTGGAGCGCGGGGCGGCGAACATCGAGCCGTTCCGGCGTGAGCCGCCGCACGGCATCGACGTCGCCGGGCTGCAGGAGTGGGCGCTCACACTGGCCGAAGAGGCGAAGAGGCGGGTGCGGGTGTCGCCGACGTCGCCGCGGTTGACGTGCTGA
- a CDS encoding ATP-dependent DNA ligase gives MLLSEIVRASAELAATRSRKAKIAILAALLRAAEFTELATVIAYLTGQTAQDRLGAGWRTLAGLGASPAASPVITVLEVDAALTEAAGVAAGTGSSTRRQDVLRELFARLTEEEQQFLFRLVTGELRQGALEGVMIDAIAAAAEVPAVDVRRAFMLSGKLGVTGVAALTGGQEALAEFRLTLGTPIKPMLASPAESLDEAVAEHAEAIVEYKMDGARIQVHRQGDEVHVWTRTLREITGSVQELVELVRALPCESVVLDGETLALTDAGRPRPFQDTMSRFGSTRDEQVKALLLRPYFFDCLHLDGVDLLDAPLSERNAALRKVAGAHVIPGEVGVAGAAAVLEAAMEAGHEGVMVKDLASPYAAGRRGRAWLKVKPVHTIDLVVLAAEWGHGRRTGSLSNLHLGARDPDGGPPIMVGKTFKGMTDEILAWQTRTFQEIETHRDDWTVYVRPEVVVEIELDSAQVSTRYPGGLALRFARVVRYRPDKDPAEADTIDTVRGLLHGDRSEGS, from the coding sequence GTGTTGCTGAGCGAGATAGTCCGGGCGTCCGCCGAGCTGGCGGCGACGAGGTCCAGGAAGGCGAAGATCGCCATCCTGGCCGCACTGCTGCGCGCGGCCGAGTTCACCGAGCTGGCCACGGTCATCGCCTACCTGACCGGGCAGACGGCGCAGGACCGGCTGGGTGCGGGCTGGCGCACCCTGGCCGGGCTCGGCGCGTCACCCGCCGCGTCGCCGGTGATCACGGTGCTGGAGGTGGACGCGGCCTTGACAGAGGCCGCCGGCGTAGCCGCGGGCACGGGCTCTTCGACACGACGGCAGGACGTGCTGCGGGAACTGTTCGCCCGGCTCACCGAGGAGGAGCAGCAGTTCCTGTTCCGGCTGGTCACCGGCGAGCTGCGGCAGGGTGCGCTCGAGGGCGTGATGATCGACGCGATCGCGGCGGCGGCCGAGGTGCCGGCCGTCGACGTGCGGCGCGCGTTCATGCTGTCCGGGAAGCTCGGCGTCACCGGCGTCGCGGCGCTGACCGGTGGGCAGGAAGCGCTGGCGGAGTTCCGGCTGACGCTGGGCACGCCGATCAAGCCCATGCTCGCGTCGCCGGCGGAGTCGCTGGACGAAGCCGTCGCCGAGCACGCCGAGGCGATCGTCGAGTACAAGATGGACGGTGCGCGGATCCAGGTGCACCGCCAGGGTGACGAGGTGCACGTCTGGACGCGGACGCTGCGCGAGATCACCGGGAGCGTGCAGGAGCTGGTCGAGCTCGTGCGGGCGCTGCCGTGCGAGTCCGTGGTCCTCGACGGCGAAACGCTGGCGCTGACCGACGCCGGGCGGCCGCGGCCGTTCCAGGACACGATGAGCCGGTTCGGCAGCACGCGCGACGAGCAGGTGAAGGCGCTGCTGCTGCGGCCGTACTTCTTCGACTGCCTGCACCTCGACGGCGTCGACCTGCTGGACGCGCCGCTGTCCGAACGCAACGCGGCCCTGCGCAAGGTCGCCGGAGCGCACGTGATCCCCGGCGAGGTGGGTGTGGCGGGAGCGGCCGCCGTGCTGGAGGCGGCGATGGAGGCCGGGCACGAAGGGGTGATGGTCAAGGACCTGGCGTCACCGTACGCGGCCGGGCGGCGCGGGCGGGCGTGGCTCAAGGTCAAGCCGGTGCACACGATCGACCTCGTGGTGCTCGCGGCCGAGTGGGGCCACGGGCGGCGCACGGGCTCGCTGTCGAACCTGCACCTGGGCGCACGCGACCCGGACGGCGGCCCGCCGATCATGGTGGGCAAGACGTTCAAGGGCATGACCGACGAGATCCTCGCGTGGCAGACGAGGACGTTCCAGGAGATCGAGACCCACCGCGACGACTGGACGGTGTACGTCCGCCCGGAGGTCGTGGTGGAGATCGAGCTGGACAGCGCCCAGGTTTCGACGCGTTACCCGGGCGGGCTGGCGCTGCGGTTCGCGCGGGTGGTCCGCTACCGCCCGGACAAAGACCCGGCGGAGGCGGACACGATCGACACCGTCCGCGGATTGCTGCACGGCGACCGCTCGGAAGGGAGCTGA
- a CDS encoding helix-turn-helix domain-containing protein: MSDAAELGAFLKARRAALDPADLGLPPGITQRRVKGLRREELAQLSGISVDYYTRLEQGRAKNVSDAILDALARALRLNAGEESYLRNLAAPKRRDERAPQRVRPELQQLLDAIQAPAFVFGRYMDVLAWNALGGAVAFAFADLDERNMPKLIFLDERAKQLHPEYDAVCRELVANLRAESGRHPGDPRFAQLIGELSLASEQFRKLWAEHAVLEKAQGWKVLRNPVVGELRLRYETLRLPQDPDQGMVVYHAEPGSETERALGLLASWVADERPVNTRSSEPHAG; the protein is encoded by the coding sequence ATGAGTGACGCAGCCGAGCTGGGCGCCTTCCTGAAGGCGCGCCGCGCCGCACTGGACCCCGCCGACCTGGGCCTCCCGCCCGGGATCACGCAGCGGCGGGTCAAGGGCCTGCGGCGCGAGGAGCTGGCGCAGCTGTCCGGCATCAGCGTCGACTACTACACGCGGCTGGAGCAGGGCCGCGCGAAGAACGTCTCGGACGCGATCCTCGACGCGCTGGCCCGCGCGCTGCGGCTCAACGCCGGTGAGGAGTCCTACCTGCGCAACCTCGCCGCGCCCAAGCGCCGTGACGAGCGCGCGCCGCAGCGGGTCCGGCCCGAGCTGCAGCAGCTCCTGGACGCGATCCAGGCGCCGGCGTTCGTCTTCGGCCGGTACATGGACGTGCTGGCGTGGAACGCGCTCGGCGGCGCGGTCGCGTTCGCCTTCGCCGACCTGGACGAGCGCAACATGCCGAAGCTGATCTTCCTCGACGAGCGCGCGAAGCAGCTGCACCCGGAGTACGACGCGGTGTGCCGCGAGCTGGTCGCGAACCTGCGCGCGGAGAGCGGACGGCATCCCGGCGACCCGCGGTTCGCCCAGCTGATCGGTGAGCTGTCCCTGGCCAGCGAACAGTTCCGGAAGCTGTGGGCCGAGCACGCGGTGCTGGAGAAGGCGCAGGGGTGGAAGGTGCTGCGCAACCCCGTCGTCGGCGAGCTGCGGCTGCGCTACGAGACGCTCCGCCTGCCCCAGGACCCCGACCAGGGCATGGTCGTCTACCACGCCGAACCCGGGTCGGAGACCGAACGCGCGCTCGGCCTGCTGGCCAGCTGGGTCGCCGATGAACGACCGGTGAACACTCGGTCGTCGGAACCCCACGCCGGGTGA
- a CDS encoding S53 family peptidase, which yields MRVRAVSGLLASTTLLVTAFAVPASATPVPSTPNTGHQPSKHHFSAAAQSFVGADTVQKRVAKLEAAMASLPKESTAYNATKLWNAGITGAGSTVATLVSFGDDQVKQVLDTYSKNHGLPPANVEVIEPSGAVPACTDPGVDTATCQGWGGETDLDVTMMHAMAPNAKIIVAATPVAETQGFTGLPEMMHAVDYMTEHKLADVISMSFGTTEENFPSFDSIKTLDPALDRASKAGVTMVASSGDDGPTGGYLYGPGNYPYRVASWPASDPRVTTLGGTQLHLDANGARTKADDVVNVADNGFSEGAGLSKTYARPNWQDGVKKITGSKMRSFPDISMEGVYGTSQSAPLFAGVLALAVQAKHGRLGQINPALYTKLGPAGTKAGIVDVTEGDNSQDGVTGFTAAKGFDIASGWGTVDASVFVPALVKALR from the coding sequence ATGAGAGTGCGCGCTGTGTCCGGTTTGCTCGCGAGCACCACCCTGCTCGTGACCGCGTTCGCCGTTCCGGCGTCGGCCACGCCGGTGCCGAGCACGCCGAACACCGGGCACCAGCCGTCGAAGCACCACTTCTCGGCGGCCGCGCAGTCGTTCGTCGGCGCCGACACCGTGCAGAAGCGCGTCGCCAAGCTGGAAGCGGCGATGGCGTCGCTGCCCAAGGAGAGCACCGCGTACAACGCGACGAAGCTGTGGAACGCCGGGATCACCGGCGCGGGCAGCACCGTCGCGACACTGGTGTCCTTCGGCGACGACCAGGTCAAGCAGGTTCTCGACACGTACTCGAAGAACCACGGCCTGCCGCCGGCGAACGTCGAGGTCATCGAGCCGTCCGGCGCGGTGCCCGCGTGCACCGACCCCGGCGTCGACACCGCGACCTGCCAGGGCTGGGGCGGCGAGACCGACCTCGACGTCACGATGATGCACGCCATGGCGCCGAACGCGAAGATCATCGTCGCGGCGACGCCCGTCGCGGAGACGCAGGGCTTCACCGGCCTGCCCGAGATGATGCACGCCGTCGACTACATGACCGAGCACAAGCTGGCCGACGTCATCTCGATGAGCTTCGGCACCACCGAAGAGAACTTCCCGTCGTTCGACTCGATCAAGACGCTCGACCCGGCGCTCGACCGCGCGAGCAAGGCCGGGGTCACGATGGTCGCCTCCTCCGGTGACGACGGCCCGACCGGCGGGTACCTCTACGGCCCGGGCAACTACCCGTACCGCGTCGCGAGCTGGCCGGCGTCCGACCCGCGCGTCACGACGCTCGGCGGCACGCAGCTGCACCTCGACGCGAACGGCGCGCGCACCAAGGCGGACGACGTCGTGAACGTCGCCGACAACGGTTTCTCCGAAGGCGCCGGGCTGTCGAAGACGTACGCGCGGCCGAACTGGCAGGACGGCGTCAAGAAGATCACCGGCAGCAAGATGCGCTCGTTCCCGGACATCAGCATGGAAGGCGTGTACGGGACGTCGCAGTCCGCGCCGCTGTTCGCCGGCGTGCTCGCGCTCGCGGTGCAGGCCAAGCACGGCAGGCTCGGCCAGATCAACCCGGCGCTGTACACGAAGCTCGGCCCGGCGGGCACGAAGGCGGGCATCGTCGACGTCACCGAAGGTGACAACAGCCAAGACGGTGTCACCGGTTTCACCGCGGCGAAAGGCTTCGACATCGCCAGTGGCTGGGGCACGGTCGACGCGTCGGTTTTCGTTCCCGCACTGGTGAAAGCACTGCGTTGA
- a CDS encoding cold-shock protein, with protein sequence MPQGTVRWFDAERGFGFLAPEDGSPDVFVHASEIVGDGGAKMLREGQAVVFEVGENDRGPQALRVRVTADAATGSAVGLLGTINWYEPGKGYGFASPDGGGADIFVHSSAIVTGGVVTEGQRVAFLIVEGERGPQAGHVIPLGAGAGSPAAAGIADGADGTVAWYDEDKGFGFINPDSGAGDVFVHARALAEGLTWLAEGDRVAYEVASGDKGPQARDVHLVRGAEPQTAPQRSAPAAAAGPAARDVPARGGEGVVARYDDDRGFGFITPDAGGDDLFAHASVIMGSEPLQKGDRVRYAVRQSDRGPQADRVERL encoded by the coding sequence ATGCCGCAAGGGACCGTCCGTTGGTTCGACGCCGAACGTGGTTTCGGCTTCCTCGCGCCCGAGGACGGCTCGCCGGACGTGTTCGTGCACGCCTCCGAGATCGTCGGGGACGGCGGCGCGAAAATGCTCCGCGAGGGTCAGGCCGTCGTGTTCGAGGTCGGCGAGAACGACCGCGGGCCCCAGGCGCTGCGCGTTCGCGTCACCGCCGATGCGGCCACCGGCAGCGCCGTGGGCCTGCTCGGCACCATCAACTGGTACGAGCCGGGCAAGGGGTACGGCTTCGCGTCGCCGGACGGCGGCGGCGCCGACATCTTCGTGCACAGCTCCGCCATCGTGACCGGCGGCGTGGTCACCGAGGGGCAGCGGGTGGCCTTCCTGATCGTCGAAGGCGAGCGCGGCCCGCAGGCCGGGCACGTGATCCCGCTGGGAGCCGGGGCCGGCTCACCCGCCGCGGCCGGTATCGCGGACGGTGCCGACGGCACGGTGGCCTGGTACGACGAGGACAAGGGCTTCGGCTTCATCAACCCCGACTCCGGCGCCGGGGACGTCTTCGTACACGCCCGGGCCCTGGCCGAGGGGCTGACGTGGCTCGCGGAGGGCGACCGCGTCGCCTACGAGGTGGCCAGTGGAGACAAGGGCCCGCAGGCCCGCGACGTGCACCTGGTCCGGGGCGCCGAGCCCCAGACGGCGCCGCAGCGGTCGGCACCTGCTGCGGCCGCGGGGCCGGCGGCGCGGGACGTGCCCGCACGAGGCGGCGAGGGCGTCGTCGCGCGCTACGACGACGACCGCGGCTTCGGCTTCATCACCCCGGACGCCGGCGGCGACGATCTCTTCGCCCACGCGTCCGTGATCATGGGGTCGGAGCCGCTGCAGAAGGGTGACCGGGTCCGGTACGCGGTGCGTCAGAGCGACCGGGGCCCGCAGGCCGACCGCGTCGAACGCCTCTGA